One Sphingomonas sp. FARSPH DNA segment encodes these proteins:
- a CDS encoding RHS repeat-associated core domain-containing protein encodes MVFGDWSRKAFLLTATAIGLCVGIADACAQSANIPPPPVREPVDENGVDVSRGLYPLSTIDLSIGGEKQRGLRFGLENTLAGWRPSSAGTLNRYGAALIVTIDGTSKSFQDNGGSYTSLEGDGSTLTLQGDTWTFVSRDGAIATFQSTASDPTYYGSLRSDTGYIQSLVYPNGERKDFYYKFTNYCSGGYEDNFDGPSCPYGSKAVIRLQAVVSSGGYLLKFRYANNSSGSITRDDYDSWSKPTVVGAYNLKNVTCHPGADDCPGSNAMLQVSYSEAYAGATQVLSVTDAAGQVTRYTRDGGPGGALRITPPGATSDTTIVQFDPSDYRVRQITRDGVAHTYSYANSGSSIITTVTDPFGGQRVFTSNPDLGVVTSMSDEVGRTTSYSYDAQGRLLQMSLPGGNTVSYTYDDRGNIVERREKAKAGSGLADIVQTAAYSACGNVKTCNKPVSITDAKGRTTDITYNETHGGVSSIVLPAPSGGAPRPQISYGYQAFPSWTVNYGAGGTSPAPTYLPTTISECRTNTTCSGGPDEQITRLTYLSRNDGGNLLPSSTSVGAGDGSVVATTAFAYDDVGNLTASDGPLPGAVDVTNFTYDPLRRVTGIVFPDPDGSGPRQRRAKMFHYLPNGLVDAVSVGTTDANGGSFASQQQIMSSFDGNNRKTKDVLASGGTTYATTQYGYDALGRLQCTALRMDPGQWNGQTDACTPQTNGPNGPDRVSKLVYDGAGQVTSQYSAVGTADQVEEKSGYTASGKVSSVTDGNGNVTTYAYDGLDRLSTTSFPGGSFEQQGYDANGNVISKRLRDGQVIGYGYDALNRLVSRDRPNGVYWETDQSYAYDNLGHLTSASDSNGRVLGFGYDALGRRTSQSDNWYSLGNAAFQYDSAGRRTRFTWGDGNYVSYDYLATGEMSVIRDSGGNPLITFGYDDMGRRTSLSRANGTATTYAYDPASRVSALTLSGGNQSNALTFSYNPAGQITSRSSSNDAYAWTGAYNVDRGYGVNALNQLTSAGATGLGYDGRGNLTASGGTAYGYTVDNQLATAPGANLAYDPLGRLFNITADNGINTTLTYDGADVMAETNQSNGALLRRYVYGPGSDEPLIWYEGAGFGDRRWLHADERGSIVAVTNDAGNAIAVNSYDEYGIPGANNIGRFQYTGQKWLPSLGLYDYKARAYSPTLGRFMQTDPIGYGGGLNWYNYVGSDPINATDPSGLDKEFGFIRIKHDGGVSEKYRDIVVTALRDSNSAALSNAPAAGVGRPMAETGGDASPQSGIEAGADADIVVTARLPSCGLLCRVGRALGIGRVGAQGEAAVRAQIDIGPKVMINVDGQVRFPDGLNDTTLSEVKNVARLSYTSQLRSYVTYSQGNGLQFDLYVRSSTRLSAPLLGLQSQGVIRITNIPGM; translated from the coding sequence ATGGTTTTTGGGGATTGGTCAAGGAAGGCTTTCCTGCTGACAGCAACGGCGATTGGGCTGTGCGTAGGGATTGCTGATGCTTGTGCGCAGTCTGCAAATATCCCGCCTCCTCCAGTCCGGGAGCCCGTCGATGAAAATGGCGTTGATGTCAGCAGGGGGTTATATCCTTTATCAACTATCGACCTGAGCATTGGTGGTGAAAAGCAAAGAGGATTACGGTTCGGCCTTGAAAACACATTGGCAGGCTGGCGGCCATCCAGTGCCGGCACGCTCAATCGCTATGGGGCGGCTCTGATTGTAACGATCGATGGCACGTCAAAGAGCTTCCAAGATAATGGAGGCTCATATACCTCATTAGAGGGAGATGGTTCCACGCTTACATTGCAGGGCGACACATGGACATTCGTGTCTAGAGATGGTGCTATTGCTACGTTCCAATCAACCGCTAGTGATCCCACATATTATGGATCGTTAAGGTCGGATACCGGATACATTCAATCTCTTGTCTATCCCAATGGAGAAAGAAAAGATTTCTATTACAAATTCACGAATTATTGCAGTGGAGGCTATGAGGACAATTTTGATGGGCCGTCCTGTCCCTATGGATCAAAGGCCGTTATACGTCTTCAAGCGGTGGTAAGCAGCGGCGGGTATTTGCTAAAATTTAGATATGCCAACAACTCTTCTGGTTCAATTACGCGCGATGATTACGACAGCTGGTCTAAGCCTACAGTCGTCGGCGCCTACAATCTAAAGAACGTGACGTGTCATCCCGGCGCTGATGACTGTCCAGGAAGCAACGCGATGCTCCAAGTCTCGTACAGCGAGGCTTACGCCGGCGCAACTCAAGTTCTGTCGGTGACGGATGCCGCAGGCCAGGTTACCCGCTACACACGAGACGGCGGACCGGGTGGCGCGTTGCGTATCACGCCGCCAGGCGCCACCTCCGACACGACCATAGTACAATTCGACCCTTCTGATTATAGGGTCCGTCAGATTACCAGGGATGGCGTCGCCCATACGTATTCGTATGCAAATAGTGGATCCAGTATCATAACGACGGTCACAGATCCGTTTGGTGGACAGCGCGTGTTCACGTCGAATCCCGATCTAGGCGTTGTTACCTCTATGAGTGATGAAGTTGGTCGAACGACCAGCTATTCATACGACGCACAGGGCAGACTGTTGCAAATGAGTTTGCCAGGGGGCAATACTGTATCGTATACATATGACGATCGTGGGAACATTGTCGAGCGGCGGGAGAAGGCGAAAGCTGGATCAGGACTGGCGGATATCGTGCAAACCGCGGCTTACTCGGCCTGCGGCAATGTAAAGACCTGTAATAAGCCGGTCTCCATCACGGACGCAAAAGGGCGCACGACCGATATTACGTATAATGAGACGCATGGCGGCGTCTCATCGATCGTGCTTCCTGCCCCAAGCGGTGGGGCGCCCCGCCCGCAGATAAGCTATGGCTATCAGGCTTTCCCTTCGTGGACAGTCAATTACGGGGCCGGGGGTACATCGCCTGCTCCCACCTATCTCCCCACAACAATTTCGGAATGCCGAACCAACACGACCTGCTCGGGCGGCCCTGACGAGCAAATAACGAGATTGACGTACCTTTCCCGGAATGATGGCGGTAACTTGCTGCCCTCTTCGACAAGCGTCGGCGCCGGTGACGGATCGGTGGTAGCAACGACGGCATTCGCCTATGATGATGTCGGGAATCTGACCGCTAGCGATGGTCCGTTGCCAGGCGCAGTCGATGTCACCAATTTCACTTATGATCCTCTGCGTCGAGTAACGGGCATCGTCTTTCCCGACCCGGACGGATCAGGGCCGCGGCAACGGCGCGCAAAGATGTTTCACTACTTGCCCAATGGTCTGGTCGATGCTGTCAGCGTCGGAACGACGGATGCAAACGGTGGCTCCTTCGCATCGCAGCAGCAGATTATGAGCAGCTTCGATGGCAATAACCGAAAGACCAAGGATGTCTTAGCCTCGGGCGGTACCACCTATGCCACAACGCAATACGGCTATGATGCTTTAGGCAGGTTGCAGTGCACGGCCTTGCGCATGGATCCGGGCCAGTGGAATGGCCAGACAGATGCTTGCACACCTCAGACCAACGGGCCGAACGGACCCGACCGCGTGTCGAAGCTCGTTTATGATGGCGCGGGGCAGGTAACGAGCCAATATTCCGCCGTCGGCACCGCTGATCAAGTCGAGGAAAAGAGCGGGTATACCGCCAGCGGCAAAGTTTCCAGCGTTACCGACGGCAATGGCAATGTGACGACCTATGCGTATGACGGGTTGGATCGACTATCGACGACCAGCTTCCCCGGCGGCAGTTTCGAGCAGCAAGGCTATGATGCGAATGGCAACGTGATTTCGAAACGCCTGCGCGATGGCCAGGTGATCGGTTACGGCTACGACGCGCTGAACCGCTTGGTGTCCAGGGACCGGCCGAACGGCGTTTACTGGGAGACGGACCAGTCCTATGCCTATGACAATCTCGGCCATCTGACGAGCGCGTCGGACAGCAACGGGCGGGTGCTGGGCTTCGGCTACGATGCCCTGGGGCGTCGGACGAGCCAGAGTGACAATTGGTACAGCCTCGGCAACGCGGCATTCCAATATGACAGCGCAGGCCGGCGGACGCGCTTTACCTGGGGCGACGGCAATTACGTCAGCTACGATTATCTCGCCACCGGCGAGATGAGCGTCATCCGGGACAGCGGCGGCAATCCGCTGATAACGTTCGGCTATGATGACATGGGGCGTCGGACCAGCCTGTCACGCGCCAACGGGACGGCGACGACCTATGCCTATGATCCAGCGTCGCGTGTGTCGGCGTTGACGCTGTCGGGCGGCAACCAGTCGAATGCGCTGACCTTCAGCTACAACCCCGCAGGCCAGATCACGAGCCGGTCGTCATCGAACGATGCCTATGCGTGGACGGGGGCATATAATGTCGATCGCGGCTACGGGGTCAATGCGCTCAACCAGTTGACGAGCGCGGGGGCGACGGGGCTGGGCTATGACGGTCGCGGCAATCTGACGGCGTCGGGCGGCACGGCCTATGGCTATACGGTCGACAATCAGCTGGCGACGGCGCCGGGCGCGAACCTTGCCTACGACCCGCTCGGGCGGCTGTTCAACATCACCGCCGACAATGGTATCAACACGACGCTGACCTATGACGGGGCGGACGTGATGGCGGAAACGAACCAGTCGAACGGTGCGCTGCTGCGCCGCTACGTCTATGGCCCGGGCAGCGACGAGCCGCTGATCTGGTACGAGGGCGCAGGATTTGGCGACCGGCGGTGGCTGCACGCCGACGAGCGCGGGAGCATCGTGGCGGTGACGAACGACGCGGGCAACGCGATCGCGGTCAACAGCTACGATGAATATGGGATTCCCGGCGCCAACAACATCGGGCGTTTCCAATATACCGGGCAAAAGTGGCTGCCGAGCCTGGGTCTCTACGACTACAAGGCACGGGCCTACTCGCCCACGCTCGGCCGCTTCATGCAGACCGATCCGATCGGTTATGGCGGCGGGCTCAACTGGTACAACTACGTCGGTAGCGATCCGATCAATGCGACCGATCCGAGCGGGCTGGATAAGGAATTCGGCTTCATTAGAATTAAGCATGACGGCGGTGTCTCCGAGAAGTATCGTGACATCGTCGTTACGGCCTTGCGAGATAGCAATTCCGCAGCCCTGTCAAACGCACCGGCTGCGGGTGTCGGCAGGCCGATGGCAGAAACTGGTGGAGATGCTTCTCCGCAAAGTGGCATCGAGGCAGGTGCTGATGCTGACATTGTCGTCACCGCTCGACTGCCCTCATGTGGCTTGTTGTGCAGAGTTGGTCGGGCGCTAGGAATTGGGCGAGTTGGCGCTCAGGGCGAAGCTGCGGTCCGTGCTCAAATCGACATAGGCCCAAAGGTGATGATCAATGTGGACGGTCAGGTTAGGTTCCCTGATGGTCTGAATGATACAACGCTGAGCGAAGTTAAGAATGTTGCTCGCCTATCCTATACTAGTCAGCTAAGATCGTATGTCACTTACTCGCAGGGCAATGGCTTGCAATTTGACCTTTATGTGCGCTCGTCAACGCGACTTTCGGCTCCGCTCTTGGGATTGCAGTCCCAAGGAGTAATTAGAATTACAAACATTCCAGGAATGTAG